A genomic region of Choristoneura fumiferana chromosome 17, NRCan_CFum_1, whole genome shotgun sequence contains the following coding sequences:
- the LOC141436878 gene encoding neo-calmodulin-like, producing the protein MARAKAAGTDDLYNKEYRRLRRLTSDLAIRQVSSEYGLTEEQVAEFKEAFMLFDKDEDGTITMAELGVVMRSLGQRPSETELRDMVKEVDQDGNGTIEFNEFLQMMSKKMRGADGEDELREAFRVFDKNNDGLISSVELRHVMTNLGERLSEEEVDDMIREADLDGDGMVNYDEFVTILTSKN; encoded by the exons ATGGCGAGAGCGAAGGCAGCGGGGACGGACGACTTGTATAATAAAGAATATAGGCGATTAAGAAGACTAACAAGTGATTTAGCTATAAGACAAGTTTCT TCCGAATATGGCCTTACGGAGGAACAAGTTGCAG AATTCAAAGAAGCCTTCATGCTGTTCGACAAGGATGAAGACGGAACCATTACGATGGCAGAGCTGGGAGTCGTGATGCGGTCTCTGGGCCAAAGACCTTCAG AAACGGAGCTGAGGGACATGGTTAAAGAAGTGGACCAAGACGGCAACGGCACCATCGAATTTAACGAGTTTCTGCAGATGATGTCTAAGAAGATGCGTGGTGCCGACGGTGAGGACGAGCTAAGAGAGGCTTTCAG GGTATTTGACAAGAACAATGACGGTCTAATTTCGTCGGTGGAGCTTCGCCACGTCATGACGAACTTGGGAGAGAGGCTCAGCGAGGAAGAGGTGGACGACATGATTCGAGAGGCTGATCTGGACGGTGACGGCATGGTCAACTACGATG AGTTCGTGACAATATTGACGTCGAAAAACTAG